From Pan paniscus chromosome 6, NHGRI_mPanPan1-v2.0_pri, whole genome shotgun sequence, one genomic window encodes:
- the ING3 gene encoding inhibitor of growth protein 3 isoform X1, protein MLYLEDYLEMIEQLPMDLRDRFTEMREMDLQVQNAMDQLEQRVSEFFMNAKKNKPEWREEQMASIKKDYYKALEDADEKVQLANQIYDLVDRHLRKLDQELAKFKMELEADNAGITEILERRSLELDTPSQPVNNHHAHSHTPVEKRKYNPTSHHTTTDHIPEKKFKSEALLSTLTSDASKENTLGCRNNNSTASSNNAYNVNSSQPLGSYNIGSLSSGTGAGAITMAAAQAVQATAQMKEGRRTSSLKASYEAFKNNDFQLGKEFSMARETVGYSSSSALMTTLTQNASSSAADSRSGRKSKNNNKSSSQQSSSSSSSSSLSSCSSSSTVVQEISQQTTVVPESDSNSQVDWTYDPNEPRYCICNQVSYGEMVGCDNQDCPIEWFHYGCVGLTEAPKGKWYCPQCTAAMKRRGSRHK, encoded by the exons ATGTTGTACCTAGAAGACTATCTGGAAA TGATTGAGCAGCTTCCTATGGATCTGCGGGACCGCTTCACGGAAATGCGCGAGATGGACCTGCAGGTGCAGA ATGCAATGGATCAACTAGAACAAAGAGTCAGTGAATTCTttatgaatgcaaagaaaaataaacctgagtggagGGAAGAGCAAATGGCATCCATCAAAAAA GACTACTATAAAGCTTTGGAAGATGCAGATGAGAAGGTTCAGTTGGCAAACCAGATATATGACTTG GTAGATCGACACTTGAGAAAGCTGGATCAGGAACTGGCTAAGTTTaaaatggagctggaagctgataatgctggaattacagaaatATTAGAGAGGC GATCTTTGGAATTAGACACTCCTTCACAGCCAGTGAACAATCACCATGCTCATTCACATACTCCAGTGGAAA aaagGAAATATAATCCAACTTCTCACCATACGACAACAGATCATATTcctgaaaagaaatttaaatctgAAGCTCTTCTATCCACCCTTACGTCAGATGCCTCTAAGGAAAATACACTAG GTTGTCGAAATAATAATTCCACAGCCTCTTCTAACAATGCCTACAATGTGAATTCCTCCCAACCTCTGGGATCCTATAACATTGGCTCATTATCTTCAGGAACTGGTGCAGGGGCAATTACCATGGCAGCTGCTCAAGCAGTTCAGGCTACAGCTCAG ATGAAGGAGGGACGAAGAACATCAAGTTTAAAAGCCAGTTATGAAGCATTTAAGAATAATGACTTTCAGTtgggaaaagaattttcaatggcCAGGGAAACAGTTGGCTATTCATCATCTTCGGCACTTATGACAACATTAACACAGAATGCCAGTTCATCAGCAGCCGACTCACGGAGTGGTCGAAAGAGCAA aaacaacAACAAGTCTTCAAGCCAGCAGtcatcatcttcctcctcctcttcttccttatcATCGTGTTCTTCATCATCAACTGTTGTACAAGAAATCTCTCAACAAACAACTGTAGTGCCAGAATCTGATTCAAATAGTCAGGTTGATTGGACTTACGACCCAAATGAACCTCGATACTGCATTTGTAATCAG gtATCTTATGGTGAGATGGTGGGATGTGATAACCAAGAT TGCCCTATAGAATGGTTCCATTATGGCTGCGTTGGATTGACAGAGGCACCAAAAGGCAAATGGTACTGTCCACAGTGCACTGCTGCAATGAAGAGAAGAGGCAGCAGACACAAATAA
- the ING3 gene encoding inhibitor of growth protein 3 isoform X3, with protein MLYLEDYLEMIEQLPMDLRDRFTEMREMDLQVQNAMDQLEQRVSEFFMNAKKNKPEWREEQMASIKKDYYKALEDADEKVQLANQIYDLHF; from the exons ATGTTGTACCTAGAAGACTATCTGGAAA TGATTGAGCAGCTTCCTATGGATCTGCGGGACCGCTTCACGGAAATGCGCGAGATGGACCTGCAGGTGCAGA ATGCAATGGATCAACTAGAACAAAGAGTCAGTGAATTCTttatgaatgcaaagaaaaataaacctgagtggagGGAAGAGCAAATGGCATCCATCAAAAAA GACTACTATAAAGCTTTGGAAGATGCAGATGAGAAGGTTCAGTTGGCAAACCAGATATATGACTTG CACTTCTAA
- the ING3 gene encoding inhibitor of growth protein 3 isoform X2, translated as MLYLEDYLEMIEQLPMDLRDRFTEMREMDLQVQNAMDQLEQRVSEFFMNAKKNKPEWREEQMASIKKDYYKALEDADEKVQLANQIYDLQHF; from the exons ATGTTGTACCTAGAAGACTATCTGGAAA TGATTGAGCAGCTTCCTATGGATCTGCGGGACCGCTTCACGGAAATGCGCGAGATGGACCTGCAGGTGCAGA ATGCAATGGATCAACTAGAACAAAGAGTCAGTGAATTCTttatgaatgcaaagaaaaataaacctgagtggagGGAAGAGCAAATGGCATCCATCAAAAAA GACTACTATAAAGCTTTGGAAGATGCAGATGAGAAGGTTCAGTTGGCAAACCAGATATATGACTTG CAGCACTTCTAA